The genomic DNA GAATGTGCCGTTAAAAGACGGCAAGATTGCCGACGACACGCGTATTCGTGCCTCGTTGGCAACGATTAGACAAGCACGTGATGCTGGTGCCTGTGTGATGTTAATGTCTCATTTAGGTCGCCCAAGCGAAGGCGAATTTGATGAGGCGGCTTCGCTGGCTCCTGTGGCTCAATATATCACTGATAATTGTGATATCCCCGTGCGTCTTGTTAAAGATTGGCTTGATGGTGCAGACGTTGCCGCAGGCGAAGTTGTGCTGTGTGAGAATGTGCGCTTCAATAAGGGTGAAAAAGCCAACGATGATGCATTGTCGAAAAAGATGGCGGCACTATGCGATATCTTTGTCATGGATGCCTTTGGTACAGCTCACCGTGCTCAAGCGTCGACACATGGTGTGGCTAAATATGCTCCGGTTGCCTGCGCAGGCCCTCTGCTTGCCAATGAGCTGGAAGCCTTAGGCAAAGCCTTAGATAACCCAGCGCGGCCAATGGTTGCCATTGTTGGTGGCTCTAAGGTTTCAACGAAGCTGACAGTGTTGAAATCATTATCAAAAGTGGTTGACCAACTCATTGTTGGCGGGGGCATTGCCAATACATTTATTGCTGCTGCGGGCCATTGTGTGGGCAAGTCCTTGTGTGAGCATGACCTGATTGATGTGGCTAAAGAGTTGTCTGCTGAGGCCAAAGCGCGTGGTGGTGATATTCCAATACCCAGTGATGTAGTCTGCGCTAAAGAGTTTTCAGAAAATGCGGCGGCCACACTGAAATGCGCCGAAGAAACTGCTGACGACGACATGATTTTTGATGTTGGGCCAAAGACTTCTGAAGCCTTTGCCGAGATTTTGAAAAAGGCGGGAACGATTGTTTGGAACGGCCCGATTGGGGTGTTTGAATTCGACCAGTTTGGTGAAGGCACCAAGGCCTTAGCCATGGCGATTGCTGACAGTGACGCGTTTTCCATCGCTGGTGGTGGTGACACTCTGGCTGCTGTCGCAAAATACGGTATTACTGATAAGGTCTCTTATATATCCACTGGTGGTGGCGCTTTTCTGGAGTTTTTAGAAGGTAAAAAGTTGCCTGCAGTCGAGATTCTTGAGCAGCGCGCAGCGGATTAATGTGTAAATGGTTTTAACCGTTTACTGTATTTTTTTTAATAAAATGAGTCGACATGCCTAGACGTACAAAAATATTGGCCACATTAGGTCCTGCAACTGATGATCCCGCTGTTTTAGACCAGATATTAGAAGCGGGTGTTGACGTGGTGCGCCTGAATTTCTCTCATGGTAGCGCTGAAGATCATATCAAGCGTGCAGAAAATGTACGAAACCGCGCAGCGGCACATGGCCGTCAGGTCGGGGTGCTGGCTGATTTACAAGGGCCAAAGATTCGTATTCAGCGTTTTGCTGATGGTGGTGTTGATCTCGTTGAAGGTAATGGTTTTGTGCTGGATAGTGCACTTGATGCTAATGCTGGAACGGTTGAGCGTGTTGGGGTGACCTATGCGTCCTTGGTTAATGATGTCAAACGTGGTGATACCTTACTATTAGACGATGGTCGCCTCACTCTTTGGATAGACAGAGTTGAAGGGACTGAGATTCGATGCAAAGTTGTCATAGGTGGTCGCTTAACTAACAGCAAAGGTATCAATCTACAAGGTGGTGGCTTGTCGGCGGAAGCGTTGACTGAAAAGGATCGTGCTGATGTGATTACGGCAGCGAAAATTAAGGCCGATTATCTTGCTGTCTCATTTCCACGTACTGCCGACGATATCCATGAGGCGCGTGCATTGCTGCGCGCTGCCGGTGGCCATGGCGCTATTGTGGCTAAGATTGAGCGTGCTGAAGCATTGCAGTGTATTGATGAGATTATAGAAGCCGCTGATTCGATTATGGTTGCGCGTGGCGATCTGGGCGTTGAAATTGGTGATGCTGAATTACCCGGCGTACAAAAAGATTTAATCGCGCGGGCGCGCAGTGCTAATCGTACGGTGATCACGGCAACACAAATGATGGAGTCGATGATAGATAGTGCAATGCCAACGCGCGCAGAAGTCTTTGATGTGGCCAATGCAGTGATGGATGGCACCGATGCGGTAATGTTGTCAGCAGAGACCGCGACGGGCAAGAATCCCGCTGCGGTGATTGCTGCAGTAAATCGCGTTTGTCTGGGCGCGGAAAGCCAGCGTAGCGCAATGCGATCAACGCACCGTATTGACTCGCGCTTTGATCGGGTGGATGAATCCATCGCAATGGCCGCGATGTATATTGCTAACCATACCAATATTAAGGCCATTGCGGCATTGACCGAGTCAGGTGCAACGGCGCTGTGGATGTCGCGGATTAGTTCGGGTATTCCGATCTATGCCTTATCGCCACATGTTAATACGCGGCGGCTGATGACGTTGTATCGAGGTGTTTATCCGACCAGTTTTGATATAAGCGCGGGTGAACATCATGGCATGAACCGTGAGGCTGTGGACGAGTTGGTTCGTCGTGGCGCTGTGCGTAACGGTGACTTGGTGCTAATTACTAAAGGCGATCGTATGGGTTTAATGGGTGGCACTAATGCAATGACCATTGTTTGTGTTGGTGAGGAAGATGCTACCAAGTAAACCTGATTATTCTCTTCGTTTGTTAATTCGAGCATGGTTTAGTATGTGGCACGGTGCTTGGGTTGAGCTAGACTTGGATGTTGGGGTTTTTGGGTCGATCAGGGCTCGATAACTATGACTATTTTTTGGTTTTACTATTTCTGAGCAAAGCTCAGGTTGATAACGTGTGAGGATACTCTTATGGCTTTAATTTCACTGCGACAGCTGCTGGATCATGCTGCCGAATACGGTTATGGCGTACCCGCTTATAACGCTAACAATATGGAACAAGTACATTCGATTATGGAAGCGGCGGCTGAAGTTGATAGCCCGGTTATTATTCAAGCCTCTGCTGGTGCGCGTTCTTATGCAGGGAGCGCATTTTTCCGTCATCTAATGGATGCAGCAATAGAGCAATGGCCAGACATTCCTGTTTGCGTTCATCAGGATCATGGTGCCTCACCTGAAGTCTGCGCACGCTCTATCCAGTCCGGTTTTTCATCGGTGATGATGGATGGTTCGCTGATGGCTGATATGAAAACACCATCAAGCTACGAATATAACTGCGAGGTCACTGGCCGCACATCTGACATGGCGCATGCTGTGGGTGTTTCGGTTGAAGGTGAGCTGGGTTGCCTGGGTTCGCTTGAAACCGGCATGGCTGGCGAAGAAGATGGCTCCGGTGCAGAAGGTGTATTGTCGCACGATCAGTTGTTGACTGATCCTGACGAAGCGGCTGACTTTGTTAAGAAAACCAAGGTCGATGCTTTGGCGATTGCCATTGGTACCAGTCATGGTGCCTATAAGTTTACGCGCCCACCAACAGGCGACATTTTGGCCATTGACCGTATTAAAGCCATTCACAAACGTATTCCTGGCACCCATTTGGTGATGCATGGTTCGTCTTCAGTGCCGCAGGACTGGCTAGCGATTATTCATGAATTCGGTGGTGATATCGGTGAAACCTATGGTGTGCCGGTTGAAGAAATTCAAGAAGGTATCAAGCATGGCGTGCGTAAAGTGAATATCGATACTGATCTGCGTTTGGCCAGTACCGGTGCCGTTCGTAAGCATTTAGCGGAAAACCCGAAGAATTTTGACCCACGTAAATTCTTAAAAGCGTCAACGATTGCAATGCGTGATATTTGTCGTGCGCGTTACGAGGCGTTTGGATGTGCTGACCAGGCGTCCAAGATTAAGCCAATTAACTTGGAAGATATGGTGAAACGTTACGAGAGTGGTGAGTTAGACCCGCAGGTTAAATAAGCTGAGATCCCTTAATAAAAAAGGGAAAAAAGAAAAAGGGCGAGTTCATCTCGCCCTTTTTTGTGTCTGTATGTAGAGGTGGTCTTAACTTTTTCCTCGACCGATTGCGTAGTACTCAATGCCTAAGCTGTCCATAAAGCTTGGCTCGTAAAGATTACGGCCGTCAAAGATTACGGCCGAGGAGAGCGATTGTTTGATGTTGTTAAAATCAGGGCTACGAAAGGCATTCCATTCGGTGACAATGACCAATGCATCGGCACCTGCAAGCGTGTCATCCTGAGACTCACAGAGTGTCAGCCCTGCTTTGTCGCCATAGATCCTGGTACATTCTTCCATGGCAACTGGGTCAAATGCTTGCACCTTAGCACCGGCAGCCCATAAGGCCTCCATCAGCGTGCGACTAGGTGCGGCGCGCATATCATCTGTATTTGGTTTAAAGGCCAAGCCCCATAAGGCAAATGTTTTGCCTTTTAGATCGCCGGAAAAATGCTTGCTGATTTTTTCAAACAAGCGATGTTTTTGGCGATTGTTAACGGATTCTACGGCGTTGAGTAATTCAGCATCATAGTCATTTTCACCCGCAGTACGTGCCAATGCCATCACGTCTTTAGGAAAACAGGAGCCACCGTAACCGCAGCCTGGATAGATAAAGTGATAACCAATACGAGGATCGGAGCCAATGCCGATACGTACTTTCTCAATATCCGCACCGAGTTTTTCTGCGACGTTAGCTAATTCGTTCATGAAGCTGATTTTGGTGGCTAAGAGCGAGTTTGCCGCATATTTGGTTAATTCAGCTGAACGAATATCCATGACTACCAAACGTTCTGTCTGGCGGTTAAAGGGTGCATACAGTGCCCTGAGTAGCTCGGTGGTGCGCGGATTGTCGGTGCCAATAATGATACGGTCAGGTTTCATGAAGTCATTTAATGCGGCACCTTCCTTGAGGAATTCTGGGTTCGAAACAATATCAAATTCAATATTCGCACCGCGCTTTTCTAGCGCTGCAGTTATCGCGTCTCTGACCTTGTCACCCGTGCCAACGGGAACTGTTGATTTATTGATAATGACGCGATAGTCGTCCATATTTTCGCCAATACTGTTGGCAACAGCGACAACGTATTGCAGGTCGGCAGAGCCATCTTCGTCAGGTGGTGTGCCAACGGCAATAAATTGAAACAGGCCGTGATCAACGCCTTCTTTAATATCGGTAGTAAAACGTAGACGGCCACTTTTCATATTGGTGGCAATCATGTCATCAAGACCAGGTTCGTGGATGGGGACGTCACCTTTATTGAGGCGATCAATCTTGTCTTGGTCGATATCGACACAAATCACATCATTACCTACCTGAGCGAGACAGGCGCCGGTAACCAGGCCAACATAACCACTACCAAAGATTGTTAGTTTCATTGAAAAGTGAACTCCATATACATTGTGTTGTGTGTAGTCTATAAAATAGTTTGAGAGCCAGCCGGGTATGCTGGTTCTGGTGTCTAGTTTTAGCGGCATTATAGGCGCAATATTGAGATAGCGATGATGCTTTTCTATATAGCTTAAAGCACTGTGTTCAGATACCGATAGTTATACGAGTGTTTGGTTTCTCTTAACTGCGATTTACTGTGAACATTTGATGGAATTACTGCAAGACAATTTATTAATTGTTGTCACCGTAGCCTATTTGGTTGTGGCAGGAGCATTGCTTTGGCACTGGAAAGGGCAGCTTGATCGAATATTGCTGATTTCGGCAGCTTTGGTTTCAGCTGTTTGGCTATACGCTATGGGTTCAGTGCCAAATGCAGAGCTTACGGTGACGGTTCGCCTTGCTCATTTGTTGCAGATTTTTCTTTGGGTAAGTTTTTTACTGAAGTTGTTGCACGCTAAGCATCGTAGTTTCAATCAACGTGTTCTTGTTATTGGCGTTATTTTTCTTGCCCAATGTGCCGCATTATTACTGGGTGCTTTCTCCTTATTGTATGAGACGGATGCGCATCAGCTGCCTGGCAATGAGACCATTGCTTATGTATTCCCGGTTATTATCTTGCTTATGTCATTAAGTGGGTTCTATGTTGTTTCGCGCATTAATGAGCGTGGACGACGGGAGCGCCGAGCCAATACGCGATTACTTTGTTTAGCCGTTATTTTTTTGCTGCTGTATCACGTTTTATTTGGCTTGCAACATCTGACTCTTGGTGCTTTGTTGGGCATCGACTGGTTGTTGATAGTGGCTTTATATTCGGTTACGGCGGTATTGTTATTGAAATCTTCGTTGAGCCGAAATGCAAGGTGGATGGGCGAGGTTTACGTTTCGCGTGATGCAGTAATGTATGGTGCTGGCGCAGTGCTGGTCGCATTGGCTATTTATTGTTTTATGTTGTTTTTGCAGAATAGTGATATCGCTGGAAATAGCATTGGGCGTATGGACTACGCGTTGGCTTATTTGTTGTTAGCTTTGGTTTGTAGCGTAGTGTTAATAGGGTTTTTCTCAACACGTGTGCGCGCGCATGCGCATGTTTTTCTTAGTAAACACCTTTTTAACTATCGTTACGATTATCGTGAAGAATGGCTACGGTTAATTCATACGCTATCCAAAGGTGGCGCCGGTGCACATATGCTGGAGCGCGTTATCCAGTCAGTTGCGCAAATTGTTGGCAGCCAAGGGGGCGTACTTTGGGTGAACCGACATGGTGAAGACTATGAGCCTGTTGCTCGATGGGGCAAGATTATTGAGATTGAAAATGTCGAGCATGCCAAGGATGATTTGATTTATTTTTTGCAAGAAAGACAATGGGTGATCGAATGCAGTGAATATAGTCGTGAGCCCGAGCTCTATGGCGGATTGGTGTTGCCGTCCTGGTTAACAGAAACTGGAGAACTGTGGTTAGTAGTGCCGTTGATGCAGGACATTCGCTTGCTTGGCTTTGTTGTTTTGTCTGCTTCATCCATACGTAAAAGCATTAATTGGGAAGATAGGGATTTGCTGAAAACAGCGGGTCGTCAGGCGGCGACGCATATTGCGCAGTTATTAGCGACGCAGGCATTAATAGAAGCGCAAGAGTTTGATACATTTAACCGTCTTTCAGCATTTGTTGTGCATGACCTGAAAAATGTAGTCAGCCAGCTTTCGTTGATCACGAAAAATGCTGAGCGACACAGGGATAATCCAGAATTTATTGCTGATACTTTTGCTACCGTTGCGAGTGCCTCGCGTCGGGGACATCGATTGCTTGCTCAGTTACGTGATCGCTCGCCGCGTGCCGCAGTGTCTACGCGCGTACCCTTACATGCTTTACTGTCTGAAGTGGTAACAGAAAGATCTTTAGCAAAGCCAGTGCCTGTCTTGGTGGGTGATGCAAGTGTTTTTGTCATGGCGGACTATCAAAAATTAAAAGAAGTGTTTAGTCACCTGGTGGAAAATGCGCAACAGGCTACGTGCTCTCGGGGTGCAACCAATGATAAGGGGCGAGTGGAAGTAAGTTTGCTTGTCGATGGTCAGTATGTGTTGGTAGACGTGGTGGACAACGGCTGTGGTATGGATGTACATTTTATTCGTGAGCGATTGTTCAGAGCATTTGACTCGACTAAAGGTGATGAGGGCATGGGAATTGGGGTATATCAAAGTCGTGAGATTGTTAGAGCGTTAGGTGGCAGTATCGACGTTGAGAGTATTCCTGGGCAAGGTAGCAAGTTCAGCATCAAGCTGCCGATAATAGAGAAATAATCAAGCAGCCCTAGGCGTATCAGGGGCTCGCTAAAGCGAGGACTATTTTATGGCCAAGGCCAAGCAGTACTTACTTATCGTCGATGATGAAGAAGGCATCCAAAAGCAATTACGCTGGAGCTTTGATGGATATGAGCTTGTCTTTGCTGCTAATCGTGTAGAGGCCATTGCGCAGTTACGTCGTTTTGAACCTGTTGTTGTGACATTGGATCTTGGTTTGCCGCCTGATACTGCCGGCGCAAGCGAAGGTATTCTTGCTTTGGAAGAAATGCTGGCGCTTTCACCACACACCAAAGTCATTGTGGTGACGGGTAATGATGATCGTGCTAATGCGCTTGAGTGTGTCAATAAAGGCGCTTATGACTTTTATCAAAAGCCCATTGATCCTGAGTTGTTGTCAATTATGGTGGCGCGTGCATTTCATGTGTCGGAGCTTGAGGGCGAAAATCGCAAACTCGCTAAACGTCACAACACCATGCGCTTGCCCGGTGTGATTGGATCCAGCCCGCAAATGCTCAGGGTATGTCGTGATATTGAGAAAATCGCCCAAGCGAATGTGGCGACCTTGTTGCTAGGAGAGAGTGGTACCGGCAAGGAAGTGATTGCGCGTGCGCTGCATGAAATAAGTGACCGTAGCAATGAGCGGTTTGTCGCGATTAACTGTGCGGCTATTCCTGAAAATCTGTTGGAAAGCGAACTATTCGGCTATGAGAAAGGTGCGTTTACGGGTGCGACGAGGCAAAATATTGGCCGTATTGAGTATGCCAATGGTGGCACTCTATTTCTTGATGAAATTGGCGATTTATCACTTTCAATGCAAGTCAAATTATTGCGTTTTTTACAAGAGCGCACTATTGAGCGTGTTGGCGGACGCAAAGAGATTCCACTCGATGTACGTGTTGTCTGCGCAACCCATCAAAACCTTAGCGAGTTAATTACTGATAGCCGCTTTCGTGAGGATCTTTATTACAGAATCAGTGAAATCACCATTAATATTCCCCCTTTGCGTGATCGTGATGCCGATGTAGTCTTGCTGGCCAAAGCCATTATGGTGCGCAGCAAGCAGGAGCTTGGTAAGAAAACGAAACCGAAGAGCTTCTCTAGGGAGGCTTTGGATGTTATTTCTGCTTATCCCTGGCCCGGTAATGTGCGTGAGCTAGAGAATGTTGTACGCCGTGCGGTACTGATGTCTGAGGGGGCTCAAATCACGGTTGAGGATCTTGGCATAGAAGCCAATGCTGATACTAGACAACCGCTTAACCTTAAAGAAGTACGTGATCACGCAGAGCATGAAGCCCTGGTCAAAGCATTTGGCCTCTGTGAGGGTAATGTTTCGAGAATTTCTGAGCTGTTGGGTGTCAGCCGGCCGACACTGTATGATTTAATGGGTAAGCATGGTATAAAGTAGAGTGAAATCAAGCAGAGCCTGTGCTCGAGTGGTTTTCTGCGCTCTGAATTATTAACGTTTCGAGAAAGAATCAGCCAGTCTCTAGTAAAGAGAAGTAAGCCATGTACGAGTCGTTTTATAACTTATCAGCCAAGCCATTTGCGTTAAACGCTGACCCACGGTTTTTTTTCGGTAGCCGTGGCCACAAGCGTGCTCAATCCTATCTGCAGTATGGCCTGACACAAGGCGAGGGTTTTATTGTCATTACCGGCGGTGTTGGCACAGGCAAAACCATGCTTGTGCGTAATCTATTCGCTGGTCTTGCTAAAGAAAACATTGTTGCTGCGCAGCTCGTTACGACACAGCTCGGTGCCGACGATATGCTGCGAATGATTGCCGCGTCTTATGGTTTGGCTCATGAAGGGTTAGGTAAGGCAACTCTACTTAAGAACCTGGAAACATTTTTAATTACGCGCGCACGCGAAGGCAAGCGCGTATTGTTAGTGATCGATGAAGTGCAGAATTTGCCGCTGAGTTCGTTAGAAGAGTTGCGCATGTTATCCAACTTTCAATTGTCTGGTAAAACTTTGTTACAGAGTTTCTTGTTAGGGCAAGCTGACTTCAAAGATACGCTACGTTCGCCGCAAATGGAGCAGCTGCGCCAGCGTGTGATTGCCGCTTATCATCTTAACCCATTGGGGGAGGACGAGACTCAGACCTATATTGAACATCGCCTGACCTTGGTAGGCTGGACTACAGACCCAGTGATTAGCGATGAAGCCTACGCTGCTGTTTATAAATATACGAATGGTGTGCCGCGTTTGGTTAATCAGCTGTGCGACCGCTTACTGCTCTTTGGCTATCTAGAAGAGCTGCTGGCTATCGATATTGAACATGTTGATACGGTGGTTAAAGAATTACAGCAAGAGACCCCTGGCTCTCAATTTGGCGGCGATATTCATGATGAGCAAGACCAAGAGTTTATCCCCATAGAGCCTTCACAGGCGCCCTCATCACAGGCCAGGGGTGCATCTTCAGAACAGGTACGCACACCTAAGCGAAGCTTGAAAAAAGCTACGCGAGGTAGTAATGCGAAGTTAGCTAAGCATGCGACGATTACGAAACCAGACAGTAGCGAGGTTGGTCTCGCCAGTGATGAGGCAGTAAAGCGAATTACATTGCTTGAAAAGCGTGTGCAGTTGCTGGAAGAAAAAATGGATAGGCACATTACGGCCTTGCGTGATGCTTGCGAGGTTGTGATAGATGGTTAGGGTGTGGATTGATGAATGGTGCACCCCAAGAGCACTTCCTTAGCAAGGCTGTTGCATTATTTTATGGTGTAATCGTTTGCGATTTTTGCATTTTTTATAAAAACTTGAGTGAGTTGCTATGAATAATTGGGTAGGGTTGGCGTGTATTAGCGCAGCTATATTGTCTTCTGTTACGGTTAATGCAGCAGATGAGAATTTTGATGTTTATGTGTTCACCAATGCTATTTATGACGACAATGTATTTCGTGTAGCTAACAGTGCGGAGGCCTTGGCACAAAGTGGTACGACAACACGCTCTGACATAGAAACCACCTTTGGTGTGGGCGCCAATGTCAAAATTCCTGTTAGCCGCCAGCAGTTTAATGTTGATGCTGAATTGCGTCGTACGCACTTTAATCGTTTTGATCAGCTTGATAATAATAATGGCGAGTTGAAGGGTGAGTGGCAATGGGCCTACGCCAGTCGTGCCAGTGGCACCTTGGGTTATGAGTATGAGCGAGGGTTGACGGACTTCTTCGAATTCCAGTCTGCGAGTCGCGATACTGTCGTTGATCAAAACTTTTATGGCAGCGCGAAAATTCCAGTACATCCAAGGTGGACTGTAGTGCTGGGCAGTAATGCTCGTGATGTGGGTTATGACGAACGCCCCGAGCTTGACCGGGATACGACTGCAATTTATGCAGAGGCTCTTTTTCAGACGCGAGCCAAAACCTTTGTTGGGGTTCGTTTGCAGGAAAATGAGACAAAATTTGATAATAACGGTCTCGTCAGTAATGATTTCGATGAAAGCCAATACAGTGTCGTTGCTCGCTGGAACGTAACAGGTAAGTCACGT from Gammaproteobacteria bacterium includes the following:
- a CDS encoding phosphoglycerate kinase, producing the protein MSVLKMIDMDLAGKRVLIRQDLNVPLKDGKIADDTRIRASLATIRQARDAGACVMLMSHLGRPSEGEFDEAASLAPVAQYITDNCDIPVRLVKDWLDGADVAAGEVVLCENVRFNKGEKANDDALSKKMAALCDIFVMDAFGTAHRAQASTHGVAKYAPVACAGPLLANELEALGKALDNPARPMVAIVGGSKVSTKLTVLKSLSKVVDQLIVGGGIANTFIAAAGHCVGKSLCEHDLIDVAKELSAEAKARGGDIPIPSDVVCAKEFSENAAATLKCAEETADDDMIFDVGPKTSEAFAEILKKAGTIVWNGPIGVFEFDQFGEGTKALAMAIADSDAFSIAGGGDTLAAVAKYGITDKVSYISTGGGAFLEFLEGKKLPAVEILEQRAAD
- the pyk gene encoding pyruvate kinase, translating into MPRRTKILATLGPATDDPAVLDQILEAGVDVVRLNFSHGSAEDHIKRAENVRNRAAAHGRQVGVLADLQGPKIRIQRFADGGVDLVEGNGFVLDSALDANAGTVERVGVTYASLVNDVKRGDTLLLDDGRLTLWIDRVEGTEIRCKVVIGGRLTNSKGINLQGGGLSAEALTEKDRADVITAAKIKADYLAVSFPRTADDIHEARALLRAAGGHGAIVAKIERAEALQCIDEIIEAADSIMVARGDLGVEIGDAELPGVQKDLIARARSANRTVITATQMMESMIDSAMPTRAEVFDVANAVMDGTDAVMLSAETATGKNPAAVIAAVNRVCLGAESQRSAMRSTHRIDSRFDRVDESIAMAAMYIANHTNIKAIAALTESGATALWMSRISSGIPIYALSPHVNTRRLMTLYRGVYPTSFDISAGEHHGMNREAVDELVRRGAVRNGDLVLITKGDRMGLMGGTNAMTIVCVGEEDATK
- a CDS encoding fructose-bisphosphate aldolase class II; the encoded protein is MALISLRQLLDHAAEYGYGVPAYNANNMEQVHSIMEAAAEVDSPVIIQASAGARSYAGSAFFRHLMDAAIEQWPDIPVCVHQDHGASPEVCARSIQSGFSSVMMDGSLMADMKTPSSYEYNCEVTGRTSDMAHAVGVSVEGELGCLGSLETGMAGEEDGSGAEGVLSHDQLLTDPDEAADFVKKTKVDALAIAIGTSHGAYKFTRPPTGDILAIDRIKAIHKRIPGTHLVMHGSSSVPQDWLAIIHEFGGDIGETYGVPVEEIQEGIKHGVRKVNIDTDLRLASTGAVRKHLAENPKNFDPRKFLKASTIAMRDICRARYEAFGCADQASKIKPINLEDMVKRYESGELDPQVK
- a CDS encoding UDP-glucose/GDP-mannose dehydrogenase family protein, which gives rise to MKLTIFGSGYVGLVTGACLAQVGNDVICVDIDQDKIDRLNKGDVPIHEPGLDDMIATNMKSGRLRFTTDIKEGVDHGLFQFIAVGTPPDEDGSADLQYVVAVANSIGENMDDYRVIINKSTVPVGTGDKVRDAITAALEKRGANIEFDIVSNPEFLKEGAALNDFMKPDRIIIGTDNPRTTELLRALYAPFNRQTERLVVMDIRSAELTKYAANSLLATKISFMNELANVAEKLGADIEKVRIGIGSDPRIGYHFIYPGCGYGGSCFPKDVMALARTAGENDYDAELLNAVESVNNRQKHRLFEKISKHFSGDLKGKTFALWGLAFKPNTDDMRAAPSRTLMEALWAAGAKVQAFDPVAMEECTRIYGDKAGLTLCESQDDTLAGADALVIVTEWNAFRSPDFNNIKQSLSSAVIFDGRNLYEPSFMDSLGIEYYAIGRGKS
- the prsK gene encoding PEP-CTERM system histidine kinase PrsK, whose protein sequence is MELLQDNLLIVVTVAYLVVAGALLWHWKGQLDRILLISAALVSAVWLYAMGSVPNAELTVTVRLAHLLQIFLWVSFLLKLLHAKHRSFNQRVLVIGVIFLAQCAALLLGAFSLLYETDAHQLPGNETIAYVFPVIILLMSLSGFYVVSRINERGRRERRANTRLLCLAVIFLLLYHVLFGLQHLTLGALLGIDWLLIVALYSVTAVLLLKSSLSRNARWMGEVYVSRDAVMYGAGAVLVALAIYCFMLFLQNSDIAGNSIGRMDYALAYLLLALVCSVVLIGFFSTRVRAHAHVFLSKHLFNYRYDYREEWLRLIHTLSKGGAGAHMLERVIQSVAQIVGSQGGVLWVNRHGEDYEPVARWGKIIEIENVEHAKDDLIYFLQERQWVIECSEYSREPELYGGLVLPSWLTETGELWLVVPLMQDIRLLGFVVLSASSIRKSINWEDRDLLKTAGRQAATHIAQLLATQALIEAQEFDTFNRLSAFVVHDLKNVVSQLSLITKNAERHRDNPEFIADTFATVASASRRGHRLLAQLRDRSPRAAVSTRVPLHALLSEVVTERSLAKPVPVLVGDASVFVMADYQKLKEVFSHLVENAQQATCSRGATNDKGRVEVSLLVDGQYVLVDVVDNGCGMDVHFIRERLFRAFDSTKGDEGMGIGVYQSREIVRALGGSIDVESIPGQGSKFSIKLPIIEK
- the prsR gene encoding PEP-CTERM-box response regulator transcription factor, with product MAKAKQYLLIVDDEEGIQKQLRWSFDGYELVFAANRVEAIAQLRRFEPVVVTLDLGLPPDTAGASEGILALEEMLALSPHTKVIVVTGNDDRANALECVNKGAYDFYQKPIDPELLSIMVARAFHVSELEGENRKLAKRHNTMRLPGVIGSSPQMLRVCRDIEKIAQANVATLLLGESGTGKEVIARALHEISDRSNERFVAINCAAIPENLLESELFGYEKGAFTGATRQNIGRIEYANGGTLFLDEIGDLSLSMQVKLLRFLQERTIERVGGRKEIPLDVRVVCATHQNLSELITDSRFREDLYYRISEITINIPPLRDRDADVVLLAKAIMVRSKQELGKKTKPKSFSREALDVISAYPWPGNVRELENVVRRAVLMSEGAQITVEDLGIEANADTRQPLNLKEVRDHAEHEALVKAFGLCEGNVSRISELLGVSRPTLYDLMGKHGIK
- a CDS encoding AAA family ATPase; the encoded protein is MYESFYNLSAKPFALNADPRFFFGSRGHKRAQSYLQYGLTQGEGFIVITGGVGTGKTMLVRNLFAGLAKENIVAAQLVTTQLGADDMLRMIAASYGLAHEGLGKATLLKNLETFLITRAREGKRVLLVIDEVQNLPLSSLEELRMLSNFQLSGKTLLQSFLLGQADFKDTLRSPQMEQLRQRVIAAYHLNPLGEDETQTYIEHRLTLVGWTTDPVISDEAYAAVYKYTNGVPRLVNQLCDRLLLFGYLEELLAIDIEHVDTVVKELQQETPGSQFGGDIHDEQDQEFIPIEPSQAPSSQARGASSEQVRTPKRSLKKATRGSNAKLAKHATITKPDSSEVGLASDEAVKRITLLEKRVQLLEEKMDRHITALRDACEVVIDG
- a CDS encoding outer membrane beta-barrel protein, coding for MNNWVGLACISAAILSSVTVNAADENFDVYVFTNAIYDDNVFRVANSAEALAQSGTTTRSDIETTFGVGANVKIPVSRQQFNVDAELRRTHFNRFDQLDNNNGELKGEWQWAYASRASGTLGYEYERGLTDFFEFQSASRDTVVDQNFYGSAKIPVHPRWTVVLGSNARDVGYDERPELDRDTTAIYAEALFQTRAKTFVGVRLQENETKFDNNGLVSNDFDESQYSVVARWNVTGKSRFAASLGRTKRDPRNAESGEFSGGTGQVEYRHIISGKTLVDFKLFRQTSLVDEIASLVVAEGAAIEPQWKISPKLAFRGELRYEERDFRGSTNSGRSDDLLSLRARLAYRLNRALTLNLGLGYQTRDSNVSDSEFDQTRLSAGIRFTI